Proteins from a genomic interval of Nitrospiria bacterium:
- a CDS encoding KamA family radical SAM protein, whose protein sequence is MEDWQRELQASITKPEDLARELGVDPDAIRDVMKEYRMRITPHVLKLIKERGDAVWKQVVPEAIEGDDLLAAADPLNEDADSPVPHLVHRYPDRVLLMVTNQCPIYCRFCTRKRLVGKPGFISKGDLDRAVDYIHDHPEIRDVILSGGDPLLLTDDHLERVLKALRAIPHLEIIRIGSRVPGSLPSRITENLCAMVKKYHPIYMNLHFNHPDEITPEVKQACERLADAGIPLGSQTVLLKGVNDDPEVMKRLLQKLLACRVKPYYIYQADLTRGTNHFRTPVEDGLAILKSIQGHTSGMAVPHYVIDAPGGGGKIPLLPADYLVELNGREAVLKNYGGRVYRYPQVEPDKVSANPRGAKGPFKILNNGGDE, encoded by the coding sequence ATGGAAGATTGGCAACGCGAGCTTCAAGCCAGCATCACGAAACCGGAAGACCTCGCCCGCGAGCTGGGCGTGGACCCGGACGCGATCCGGGACGTCATGAAGGAATACCGCATGCGGATCACACCCCACGTGCTGAAGCTGATCAAGGAAAGGGGCGACGCCGTTTGGAAACAGGTCGTCCCGGAGGCGATCGAGGGCGATGACCTCCTGGCCGCGGCCGACCCGCTGAACGAGGATGCCGACAGCCCCGTCCCGCACCTGGTCCACCGCTATCCCGATCGCGTCCTGCTGATGGTCACGAACCAATGTCCCATCTACTGCCGCTTCTGCACTCGCAAGCGACTGGTGGGCAAGCCCGGGTTCATATCCAAAGGAGACCTCGACCGGGCCGTGGATTATATTCATGACCATCCCGAAATCCGGGACGTCATACTTTCCGGAGGCGACCCGCTCCTGCTGACCGACGATCACCTCGAGCGGGTCCTCAAGGCCCTTCGGGCGATCCCGCATCTGGAGATCATCCGGATCGGAAGCCGCGTTCCGGGGAGCCTCCCCTCGCGGATCACCGAAAACCTCTGCGCGATGGTCAAAAAATATCACCCGATCTATATGAACCTGCACTTCAACCACCCCGACGAGATCACCCCGGAGGTGAAACAAGCCTGCGAACGGCTGGCCGACGCCGGGATCCCGCTGGGAAGCCAGACGGTTCTGCTCAAGGGGGTGAACGACGACCCGGAGGTGATGAAGCGCCTGTTGCAAAAACTTCTTGCCTGCCGGGTCAAACCGTACTACATTTATCAGGCCGATCTGACCCGGGGAACCAACCATTTCCGGACCCCGGTGGAGGACGGCCTGGCGATTCTCAAGTCGATCCAGGGCCATACGTCCGGAATGGCGGTTCCGCACTACGTGATCGACGCGCCGGGCGGCGGCGGAAAGATCCCGCTCTTGCCGGCCGATTACCTCGTCGAGCTCAACGGCCGGGAGGCGGTACTGAAAAACTACGGGGGCCGCGTCTACCGATACCCCCAGGTCGAGCCGGACAAGGTCTCGGCCAACCCGCGGGGGGCGAAGGGGCCCTTCAAAATTCTGAACAACGGAGGCGATGAATGA